A genomic window from Rhodospirillaceae bacterium includes:
- a CDS encoding DUF3012 domain-containing protein produces MKFSVTALVATVFAITLSACSPEIGSKEWCDQIKAKSKGDVTANEAKDFAKHCILK; encoded by the coding sequence ATGAAATTTTCTGTCACCGCTTTGGTTGCAACCGTATTTGCGATTACTCTATCCGCTTGTTCTCCAGAGATTGGCAGCAAGGAATGGTGCGACCAGATCAAAGCTAAATCGAAAGGCGATGTGACCGCTAATGAAGCGAAAGATTTCGCCAAGCACTGTATTTTAAAATGA